A single window of Agromyces aureus DNA harbors:
- a CDS encoding TetR/AcrR family transcriptional regulator: MTARSSVLSTAEVRRPLVASMAVREFARGGFHGTTIADVARESKISPAYVFKLFPSKERLFVAALDDCFEQIVAALSAGADSAPAQDPDSVLFAMGSAYAELIQDRTLLMLQVHAQSVADIPEIGDALRAGLAKVTMFAKTRSGGSDDAVQHFIAYGQLCHLIVTARIEEVPEAWAMLLSRGIRHPA; this comes from the coding sequence CCTCTCGTCGCTTCTATGGCGGTCCGTGAGTTTGCTCGGGGCGGCTTCCATGGCACGACAATCGCCGATGTGGCGAGGGAATCGAAGATCTCTCCGGCGTATGTTTTCAAGCTGTTCCCAAGTAAGGAGCGGCTCTTCGTCGCGGCACTCGATGATTGCTTCGAGCAGATCGTCGCGGCTCTGAGCGCGGGAGCCGACTCGGCCCCGGCGCAGGACCCGGACTCGGTGCTGTTCGCAATGGGTTCCGCGTATGCGGAGTTGATCCAGGATCGCACCTTGCTCATGCTGCAAGTCCACGCGCAGTCCGTCGCAGACATTCCCGAGATCGGCGACGCACTCCGGGCGGGATTGGCGAAAGTAACCATGTTCGCGAAGACCCGGTCCGGCGGCAGTGACGATGCCGTCCAGCATTTCATCGCCTACGGGCAGCTCTGCCACTTGATCGTCACCGCCCGGATCGAAGAGGTCCCGGAAGCATGGGCGATGCTCCTGTCACGCGGCATCCGCCACCCCGCCTAG